The Elaeis guineensis isolate ETL-2024a chromosome 3, EG11, whole genome shotgun sequence region AAGGAACTCTATTCATCCGATAAGAAGGCCTACGAGCCGAAAGCCGTCTGCGTCGGGCCTTTCTTCTACCATTTGATATTTGAGGAACATCTGCAATCCATGCATACTTACAAGTGGGCATGTGTGCACAAATTACTGTCCAAGCATAATGATCCCATGGATCTGCTTCGAAGGTGCCTGACGGAGATGAAGAAACTAGAAGAATACGTTCGAAGCTGTTATTCAGAGACGTTTCAATCAATAGATTCCGATGATTTCACGCGGATGCTGATGCTGGACGGCTGcttccttctccatctcctgcaaAGGCATGCCGACAGTGGTGAGAAACCAAAAGTCGATGACGTCGATGCAGCCCAAGTTATCGGCAGATTGTGGATCTGGAACCTGGTGAAGTATGACCTGCTGTTGCTCCAAAACCAGATCCCCTTCATCGTCATCCGGAGCTTATATGACTTACTTAAGACCGATGATATCAATCTTGTGGACTGTGCGATTAATTTGTTCAGTACTTTTGATCCCTGCAGAAAACAGGAAGAACCTAAATTCTACATCCCGGTggaagaagttcatcatttgcTCCATTTGATTTACTTATCCGTTCTCCCATGCCCACAATATTGTAACTCATCCCCCATGCCACAACCACCACTGTACTGGATCCCCAGCGCCAAAGAGCTCAAAATGGCTGGAATGAAGTTccagaagaggaagaaggaaggAGGCTTCTTGAGCTTCTTGGACGTAAAGTTCTCTGATGGAGTGATGGAAATCCCCCAACTAGAGGTACATGATTACAGTATCAGCTTATTTCGAAATTTTATTGCCTTCGAACAGTGTTACGCAGACACGCAATGCCACGTAACAGTTTATGCGGCCTTCATGGATTTCCTGATCAGGACCGCAGAGGATGTGAGGTTGCTATATCTGAATGACATTCTCATCAACAGCATGACCGTTGACAAAGATGCAACATACTTTTTTAGCCACATTTGCAATGAAGTTCACTATGCACTAGATACGAACTACCTTCGAAAATTATTTAGTGATGTGAACGAGTATCATGATTCCAAGTGGCCTAGACTGCGTGCATACCTTTCCCGACAGATTAAAGGCTCTCCTTGGGGGTATGTTTCCATGAATGTTGCTGCTGTAGGCCTTCTACTCACTGTTTTTCGGATCCACTAGAAATGTCCTCTCCCGTTAGTTCTGCAAGGATGCTTCAGCATCAATGTTTAAGTTGTTTCTTCAGTTGTTTTATTTTGGAATAAGCACGGTGTGATGCGGTGTGTGTGTCAAAGCTTTGTGATCTTCGATTCCATTTTTCAAGAATTTGTGGGCGAGCAACCCATCCCTATTTCTCAAAAGAAATGACTACTTTTCTTTTCCTGATGCCAAATTGCAACAAAACATGGAACGTTAATTATGGCCTCGTTCACTCCAGATGCATGCGACCGCAGAAGATGAAACGTAAAAGAAGTGGATAGATGAATATGACTCGTAAAATATGGTACTCTACACATAGGAATCATAGAGGAGGCGGCCCAATCAAATAAAAAGACTAGTTCCCTTAGCATGAGGACCACAACAACTGCATTtcaattctttttatattttgctttttTTAGTTTTCGATACACTacttttttttgttgctaattaaTGAACCTACAATTCAACCGTATTCAGTGTAACAATCAGCAAAACCTGAGTACAATTTATCTTTGAGTTCTACAAGACAATCATTAAAAGAAGTCCAAGGACATCCGTTGGTGTGACGAGCAACATGTGGTGCAACCCTGTCAGCTGGCCTCTGCACTACGTACATTACATTAGTAGGCAACAGTTACAGAGAGATGAATGGGGATGCAAGCCCAGCTGCGATGATGCCTTCGACCACAAACAGCTTGACTGGAAGCCGAGGAAGAGAAGCGAGCgttatccttttctttttcctttctctgAAAAAGTTGTTGCACCGGCAGAGAGGTTCGATGAAAGGACTTCATACATCACGATAAACAAACCCATATGGTATATGTTGCCTTAAAGTAAGACAACTAGGCCAATTATAGACTTCAAGAAGATGACAGTCGTGTTGGTAACAACAGAAGCACAGTAGAACATTAGATCACTGTATTCTATATTGGAGGCGGAAATTAGAAGAGATAATAAGAAAACACCAACTAATATTTTTCATTCAACTCTTGGCCAAACCAAAATAGCAGATTACAAGGGTTCAGAGAGACACATGATTGGTCAAATATCCTTATACGAGTCACATATGACATGCCAATATTTCTctattattttctttaaaaaatatgaaGTTATGACATCTTTTACTAAGGATCCAAGAATCAATCGAGGAATCAACTTCACCATATTTTCTTGGGACTTGActctatatattaattttatttgttATGACATACTTTACCTACCATACCAAAATATAACCTATGAAATTATGTTTAGGTATTTTACACTCCCCCTCTAAACTTAATTTTgcttccatcaatcactctaagAAGAGTCGGCCATTATTTCTTCATCATACTTAGATAATTTGATGCCACAATTTGTTAGTGCACCAATCAACTTGCAATCTttcattttgaaatttttggagacTTCCTTTGCATAAGCTTTTTGGGAGATGAAGCATTCTTTGATTTGTTTCGCTTCCAACTGAGAAAGTAAGACATGAGGTCAATATCCAACACCTCGAACTCCTAAATCATGGTATGCTTGAActcttcaaatattttgagattATTTCCTATGAAAATAAGATCATCCATACACAGAGAGTATGCTCATAGGAATATTGAATATAGCTATTTTCTTTGAAGTATCAATGCGACTATTGCATGCTTTAAGTTCTTGTTTAATTCAAATCATATAGAGCCTTCTTCAACTTCAAGACTTTGTCTTCAtgtcttttttttatatatcctATAGGTTGCTCAATATGCACCTCATCATTAAGAAAACCATTCAGAAATACTAATTTGACATGCATTTGAAAAATTTGCCAACTGTTTTGTgctgataaaaaaataatcaatctaaTACTTTTCATTTTGATAACAGGAGTAAATATCTTTCATAATCAATTCTGACTTTTTGCTTGCAGCCATTTGCTACAAATCTTATTTTGCATTTCTCTACTTCaccttttgcattcttctttgCTTTGAAAATCCACTTTATACCAATTGCTTCTTTGTCTTTTGGAAGAGTAGCTAATCCCTATGTATTATTCTTCTCAATTGCTTTGATTTCTTCATCCATGATAATTCTCCATTCTTTGTTATGATAttcttcttcaatctctaaatGTTCACAATCAGAAAGAAGGCAAACAAGTATTAGCTCATCTGTTACCTCAAAAAGTTTTCTTTGGTCTTCTACTTTTTTGCGGCCTTGAGCTTTCGTTTTAAGAGGATGATGATGCTCGAGAACCATGATGAGAGGATGGTGGTAGTGAAAACTCTTCAACCTCTATTCTTGCTTCTTCATTTCCATTGATTTCTTTTATGTTTATATTCCAATTTGAAATGCCTTCTTTATCAAATTCTGCATCCCTAATCACATATAATATGAAAGTATTTAGATCAAACAACTTATAAGCTTTGAATCTAGCATTATACTGGATAAAGATGTAGTTTGCACTCTTATCATCAAGCTTGGTTATCCTTTGATCTGGAATATATGTGTATAGACTATACTTCTGAACATTTTCAAATATAAGACATTTGGCTTTCTCTCGATCCATGCTTATTGTGGAGTCTTACTCTGAGGCATCTGTTGGATAGGTAAACAGCACAATCCACCANNNNNNNNNNNNNNNNNNNNNNNNNNNNNNNNNNNNNNNNNNNNNNNNNNNNNNNNNNNNNNNNNNNNNNNNNNNNNNNNNNNNNNNNNNNNNNNNNNNNACATAGATCATTGGATGCGGGTGGACATATGGGGGCCCCTGTGACTGGTAGAGCACTGAAGAGTACTCTGATAGGTGCAGAGGGCCAATCGGATCACCCAATAGAATTCGATCAAGCACATGACGACTCCATTAGCACACATATGTAGccatagattgataaaaatttatgcttaaattaattttatattgaattgatcatattatttttgattaatttaatttattgtttATTTTATGTAGACATGTTAATGGGTTGTGTGCAAGGCAGTAGTAGATATGGGTAAaagccacacaccagtctaagaGGACTAGTGATACTTAGATCCTAGATCTCGACAGATCATGAtaataacttaaaatattatttattaaatttttatatatactgatatatatagACTAATGACTTTCTAAACTATATAGGAGGATTACGTGGAGTATCTCATATCACAAGCATGGTGAGAATCTATCCTCTCAGCCCTCCTTGATCTCGAGAGATGCCTTAGAGCCATTGGAGGGATGGTAAGAGTCGGATCATAGTATTCGACATAGCTCAACCCTCCAGTAGCTCAATATTCTTTGACATCCTCCTCTCAGGCCTCGATGACCTAGACGTGGGGTGATGCACATGTAAAAGAGGTCATGCAAAGGCTTTAGAGTCGGTGACTTTAGAGCTTCTGAGATGCCATTCGCGATACAATCATTGAGATTCTTTGGGACTCGCATCTATATGATCAACTGAGCTTATTGTCACAGCATACAGTAGAtaagtttattaataattttctttactttttaaatttttatatttagaagcttcacatgtttAGGCTTGAGTCCAAAATGAGTTCTaaaggataaaaatttaatctaaccatccaatcaatAAGTAGGAAGTGTCTATAGtttcgtatcatcgaataaaatatgtagaaTAATCTGTTTaagaatcgaagtagtatatcgaaatatatgctTCTGTATCGATATATACTCTTTCAcatcaaaacttattaataaaattttattttcttcattaTAGGATACTGATATATTTGGCTCTCATCTATCAGCTATTGGAGAGGACATATAGGAGTAGGAGGAGGataaggaggatgatgaggagcatcttaaataattttttttgatatatatataattttgatacttgtaaagcgtataaatttataaaattatataatttatatttttaatataatataattaattttatatttatgattatgataaataattattattttatttataattgattttaaaaaatataattactcaTTACTATGATTAAATaggttttaaatatttaattataatttttttaaaaaaataaaaaattattagtgatagtatTAATGACacaaataccatcgctaatagttttttatttttaattttaataaaaactattagtgatggcattataGACAGCATATGTAGCCATTAatagtttttaattaaaaaaaatta contains the following coding sequences:
- the LOC105042192 gene encoding UPF0481 protein At3g47200-like isoform X1, whose translation is MDWHEARPPPPPPPQAPVRKTPPEIERVRDWIRAWGSRQDNGDGSGGEIEINDAYLLKILKTASKIDRFYLRKKPSTIYRVPKELYSSDKKAYEPKAVCVGPFFYHLIFEEHLQSMHTYKWACVHKLLSKHNDPMDLLRRCLTEMKKLEEYVRSCYSETFQSIDSDDFTRMLMLDGCFLLHLLQRHADSGEKPKVDDVDAAQVIGRLWIWNLVKYDLLLLQNQIPFIVIRSLYDLLKTDDINLVDCAINLFSTFDPCRKQEEPKFYIPVEEVHHLLHLIYLSVLPCPQYCNSSPMPQPPLYWIPSAKELKMAGMKFQKRKKEGGFLSFLDVKFSDGVMEIPQLEVHDYSISLFRNFIAFEQCYADTQCHVTVYAAFMDFLIRTAEDVRLLYLNDILINSMTVDKDATYFFSHICNEVHYALDTNYLRKLFSDVNEYHDSKWPRLRAYLSRQIKGSPWGYVSMNVAAVGLLLTVFRIH
- the LOC105042192 gene encoding UPF0481 protein At3g47200-like isoform X2; translated protein: MDWHEARPPPPPPPQAPVRKTPPEIERVRDWIRAWGSRQDNGDGSGGEIEINDAYLLKILKTASKIDRFYLRKKPSTIYRVPKELYSSDKKAYEPKAVCVGPFFYHLIFEEHLQSMHTYKWACVHKLLSKHNDPMDLLRRCLTEMKKLEEYVRSCYSETFQSIDSDDFTRMLMLDGCFLLHLLQRHADSGEKPKVDDVDAAQVIGRLWIWNLVKKQEEPKFYIPVEEVHHLLHLIYLSVLPCPQYCNSSPMPQPPLYWIPSAKELKMAGMKFQKRKKEGGFLSFLDVKFSDGVMEIPQLEVHDYSISLFRNFIAFEQCYADTQCHVTVYAAFMDFLIRTAEDVRLLYLNDILINSMTVDKDATYFFSHICNEVHYALDTNYLRKLFSDVNEYHDSKWPRLRAYLSRQIKGSPWGYVSMNVAAVGLLLTVFRIH